One Streptomyces hundungensis DNA segment encodes these proteins:
- a CDS encoding sugar phosphate isomerase/epimerase family protein: MTTAKTRIRIGSAPDSWGVWFPDDPRQVPWRRFLDEVAGAGYRWIELGPYGYLPTDPARLTEETAVRELRVSAGTVFTGLHHGPAVWEKTWAHVSDVAALAQAVGARHLVVIPSFWRDDKTGAILEDSTLTAAQWRDLARQTERLAREVRDHYGLRVVVHPHADTHIDSEENVARFLHATDSDLVSLCLDTGHYAYCGGDSVKLIETYGERIGYLHLKQVDPEVLAQVRSAGTPFGPAVAQGVMCEPPHGVPALEPVLAAAQSLDVELFAIVEQDMYPCDPDKPLPIAERTRAFLRSCGA, encoded by the coding sequence ATGACGACGGCGAAGACCCGCATCCGGATCGGTTCGGCTCCCGACTCCTGGGGCGTCTGGTTCCCCGACGACCCTCGCCAAGTCCCCTGGCGGCGCTTCCTCGACGAGGTCGCGGGCGCGGGCTACCGGTGGATCGAACTCGGACCGTACGGCTATCTCCCCACCGATCCGGCGCGCCTCACCGAGGAGACGGCCGTACGGGAGCTGCGGGTCTCGGCCGGGACCGTCTTCACCGGCCTGCACCACGGCCCGGCGGTGTGGGAGAAGACCTGGGCGCACGTCTCGGACGTGGCGGCGCTGGCCCAGGCAGTCGGCGCCCGGCACCTGGTGGTCATCCCGTCCTTCTGGCGCGACGACAAGACCGGCGCGATCCTGGAGGACAGCACCCTGACCGCCGCGCAGTGGCGCGACCTCGCCCGCCAGACCGAGCGCCTGGCCCGCGAGGTGCGGGACCACTACGGCCTGCGCGTGGTGGTGCACCCGCACGCGGACACCCATATCGACAGCGAGGAGAACGTGGCCCGCTTCCTGCACGCCACCGACTCCGACCTGGTCTCGCTCTGCCTGGACACCGGCCACTACGCCTACTGCGGCGGCGACAGCGTGAAGCTGATCGAGACGTACGGGGAGCGGATCGGCTACCTCCACCTCAAGCAGGTGGATCCGGAGGTGCTGGCTCAGGTGCGGTCCGCCGGAACGCCGTTCGGGCCGGCGGTCGCCCAGGGCGTGATGTGCGAGCCGCCGCACGGGGTGCCCGCGCTCGAACCGGTCCTGGCCGCGGCCCAGTCCCTGGACGTCGAGCTCTTCGCCATCGTCGAGCAGGACATGTATCCCTGCGATCCGGACAAGCCGCTGCCCATCGCCGAGCGCACCCGCGCCTTCCTGCGTTCCTGTGGGGCCTGA
- the iolC gene encoding 5-dehydro-2-deoxygluconokinase codes for MGRIGVDLYPLQTGVSLAKVSSFGKFLGGSPSNVAVAAARLGRRVAVITRTGRDPFGEYLRAELGELGVDARWVTPVDGLPTPITFCEVFPPDDFPLYFYRLPKAPDLELWERELDLGAIRAARIFWMTGTGLCAEPSRAATLAALRARGREPGGARRATVFDLDWRPMFWADPHDARLHYRAALAHATVAVGNVDECEVATGEREPRAAAEALLAAGVELAVVKQGPKGVLAVHRDGTAVEVAPVPVDVVNGLGAGDAFGGALCHGLLAGWEVERVMRYANAAGAIVASRLACSSAMPYPAEVERVLEGGRA; via the coding sequence ATGGGGCGGATCGGGGTCGACCTCTACCCGTTGCAGACCGGGGTGTCGCTGGCCAAGGTCAGCTCGTTCGGGAAGTTCCTCGGCGGCTCGCCCTCCAACGTGGCGGTCGCCGCGGCGCGGCTCGGGCGGCGCGTCGCCGTCATCACGCGCACCGGGCGTGATCCCTTCGGGGAGTATCTCCGGGCGGAACTGGGCGAGTTGGGGGTGGACGCGCGCTGGGTGACGCCGGTCGACGGGCTGCCCACACCGATCACGTTCTGCGAGGTGTTTCCGCCGGACGACTTCCCGCTCTACTTCTACCGGCTACCCAAGGCGCCCGATCTGGAGCTGTGGGAACGGGAGTTGGACCTGGGGGCGATCCGCGCGGCGAGGATTTTCTGGATGACGGGGACGGGGCTGTGCGCGGAGCCCAGCCGGGCGGCGACGCTGGCCGCGCTGCGGGCGCGGGGGAGGGAGCCGGGCGGGGCCCGCCGCGCCACCGTCTTCGACCTCGACTGGCGGCCCATGTTCTGGGCGGACCCGCACGACGCCCGGCTCCACTACCGTGCCGCGCTCGCGCACGCCACCGTCGCCGTCGGGAACGTCGACGAGTGCGAGGTCGCCACCGGAGAGCGGGAGCCCCGGGCCGCCGCCGAGGCGCTGCTCGCCGCGGGAGTCGAGCTCGCCGTCGTCAAACAGGGACCCAAGGGCGTGCTGGCCGTGCACCGGGACGGGACGGCCGTCGAGGTGGCGCCGGTGCCGGTCGACGTGGTCAACGGCCTTGGCGCGGGCGACGCGTTCGGCGGGGCGCTCTGTCATGGGCTGCTCGCGGGATGGGAGGTGGAGCGCGTCATGCGGTACGCCAACGCCGCCGGGGCCATCGTCGCGTCCCGGCTCGCCTGCTCCTCCGCCATGCCGTACCCCGCCGAGGTCGAGCGCGTCCTGGAAGGCGGGCGGGCGTGA
- a CDS encoding Cgl0159 family (beta/alpha)8-fold protein, whose amino-acid sequence MSAGLGPAGLARIRARHPEAVAEAAARRVRRPLLRGDGGRLMVIAADHPARGALGVGADGLAMADRGDLLDRLCLALSRPGVDGVLAGADVLEDLLLLGALDDKVVIGSMNRGGLAGAAFEMDDRFTGHRAQDLERLGFDAGKLLLRIDYRDPGSLDTLHTAARAIDAMAERRLPVFVEPFICHRHEGGIRTDLSAGAVTRSIAIASGLAGTSAYTWLKVPVTENPDDMAEVMAASTLPAVLLGGDLGDDQDTAFEKWRGALRLPTVQGLVAGRSLLYPADGDVAAAVDTAVGLL is encoded by the coding sequence GTGAGCGCCGGGCTGGGCCCCGCGGGCCTCGCGCGGATCCGGGCCCGCCACCCCGAGGCGGTCGCCGAGGCCGCCGCGCGCCGGGTGCGCCGACCGCTGCTGCGCGGTGACGGCGGGCGGCTGATGGTGATCGCGGCGGACCATCCGGCGCGCGGCGCGCTCGGCGTCGGCGCCGACGGGCTCGCCATGGCCGACCGGGGCGATCTGCTCGACCGGTTGTGTCTCGCCCTGTCGCGGCCGGGCGTGGACGGGGTGCTGGCCGGCGCCGACGTCCTGGAAGACCTGCTGCTGCTCGGCGCCCTGGACGACAAGGTCGTCATCGGCTCCATGAACCGCGGCGGCCTCGCCGGGGCCGCCTTCGAGATGGACGACCGCTTCACCGGCCACCGCGCCCAGGACCTGGAGCGGCTCGGCTTCGACGCGGGAAAACTGCTGCTGCGCATCGACTACCGCGACCCGGGCTCGCTGGACACGCTGCACACCGCGGCCCGCGCCATCGACGCGATGGCCGAGCGGCGCCTGCCGGTGTTCGTCGAGCCGTTCATCTGCCACCGCCACGAGGGCGGGATCCGCACCGACCTGTCCGCCGGAGCAGTCACCCGCTCCATCGCCATCGCCTCGGGCCTGGCCGGCACCTCCGCGTACACCTGGCTGAAGGTGCCCGTCACCGAGAACCCCGACGACATGGCCGAGGTCATGGCCGCCAGTACGCTGCCCGCGGTGCTGCTCGGCGGCGACCTGGGGGACGACCAGGACACCGCCTTCGAGAAGTGGCGCGGGGCGCTGCGGCTGCCCACCGTGCAGGGGCTCGTCGCCGGGCGGTCGCTGCTCTATCCGGCCGACGGCGATGTCGCGGCGGCCGTCGATACCGCCGTCGGTCTGCTGTAA
- the iolB gene encoding 5-deoxy-glucuronate isomerase yields MDQRELLVRAGESARDAYALAIGPERGALGHSSLRVLDLPPGGTHELAAGDSEWLVVPLSGGCTVRTRGEEFQLRGRTDVFEGPTDFAYVPRDADALISSGAGGRFALTGARCERRLPARRGSAPEVPVETRGSGNCARTVRNFAAADAFDCDRLIAVEVITPGGNWSSYPPHKHDEHLPGRESELEEIYYFAFEHPDGYGYQRISPSRDGGAELLAEVRAGDAVLVPNGWHGPSIARPGTAMYYLNVMAGPGPEREWKISFHPDHREGYQ; encoded by the coding sequence ATGGATCAACGAGAACTGCTCGTACGGGCGGGGGAGAGCGCCCGCGACGCGTACGCCCTGGCCATCGGCCCGGAGCGGGGCGCCCTCGGCCACTCGTCCCTGCGCGTGCTCGACCTGCCGCCCGGGGGCACGCACGAGCTGGCCGCCGGGGACAGCGAGTGGCTCGTGGTGCCGCTCAGCGGTGGCTGCACGGTGCGCACGCGGGGAGAGGAATTCCAACTGCGCGGCCGTACCGATGTGTTCGAGGGCCCCACGGACTTCGCTTACGTACCGCGTGACGCGGACGCCCTGATCTCCTCCGGCGCGGGAGGCCGTTTCGCCCTGACAGGAGCGCGGTGCGAGCGACGACTCCCCGCTCGCCGCGGCTCCGCGCCGGAGGTGCCCGTCGAGACGAGGGGCTCGGGCAACTGCGCGCGCACCGTGCGCAACTTCGCCGCCGCGGACGCCTTCGACTGCGACCGGCTGATCGCGGTCGAGGTCATCACGCCCGGCGGCAACTGGTCCTCCTATCCGCCGCACAAGCACGACGAGCATCTGCCGGGCCGCGAGAGCGAGTTGGAGGAGATCTACTACTTCGCGTTCGAGCATCCGGACGGCTACGGCTACCAGCGGATCTCGCCGTCCCGCGACGGCGGCGCGGAGCTGCTCGCCGAGGTCCGCGCCGGTGACGCGGTGCTCGTGCCCAACGGCTGGCACGGACCGTCGATCGCCCGGCCAGGGACCGCCATGTACTACCTGAACGTGATGGCGGGACCGGGACCGGAACGGGAGTGGAAGATCTCCTTCCACCCCGACCACAGGGAGGGATACCAGTGA
- the iolD gene encoding 3D-(3,5/4)-trihydroxycyclohexane-1,2-dione acylhydrolase (decyclizing), with amino-acid sequence MSATTRRLTTAQALIAFLARQYTSYEGVNHRLIAATWGIFGHGNVAGIGQALLEAGREAMPFFQGRNEQAMVHAAVGYARQSGRLSTHAVTTSIGPGATNLVTGAALATVNHLPVLLLPGDTFAARPADPVLQQLEVPYAGDVSVNDCLRPVSRYFDRVSRPEALIQAALNAMSVLTDPANTGAVTLALPQDVQAEAYDWPEEFFRERVWPVRAPAPDTSELIIAADELRQARRPLIVVGGGVRHARAQDVLDAFAADTGIPVAATQAGKGALAHDHPQSVGGIGHTGTAAADELARTADVVLGIGTRWTDFTTASATLFQHPDVRFVNLNIRPADAHKMGGRQLVGDARAGLVMLHEALKGHRVPDEYEAECARLKGEWERRVTAAYTPPSDAARPTQAQVLGVLDTLVTGDDILINAAGSLPGDLHQLWRPRSRDQYHVEYGYSCMGYEIPAAIGVALAAPGRPVWALVGDGTYLMNPTEIVTAVQENIPIKVVILHNHGYASIGGLSEAVGGERFGTAYRFRTPDGTYGGAALPVDLAANAASLGMRVLRARTVRDLREALTSARFADVPTCVYVETETPDTVSGPPPAQAWWDVPVAETATRRSAVAAREEYERHVTARRRHL; translated from the coding sequence GTGAGCGCCACCACGCGCCGCCTCACCACCGCCCAGGCGCTGATCGCGTTCCTGGCCCGCCAGTACACCTCGTACGAGGGCGTCAACCACCGCCTGATCGCGGCGACTTGGGGCATCTTCGGGCACGGGAACGTCGCCGGGATCGGGCAGGCGCTGCTCGAAGCCGGGCGCGAAGCGATGCCCTTCTTCCAGGGCCGCAACGAGCAGGCCATGGTGCACGCCGCCGTCGGCTACGCCCGCCAGTCGGGCCGGCTCTCCACGCACGCGGTGACCACCTCCATCGGCCCGGGCGCCACCAACCTGGTCACCGGCGCCGCCCTGGCCACCGTCAACCATCTGCCGGTCCTGCTGCTGCCCGGCGACACCTTCGCCGCGCGCCCCGCCGACCCCGTGCTGCAACAGCTCGAAGTCCCGTACGCGGGCGATGTGTCGGTCAATGACTGCCTGCGCCCCGTCTCGCGCTACTTCGACCGCGTCTCGCGGCCCGAGGCGCTGATCCAGGCCGCCCTGAACGCGATGAGCGTCCTCACCGACCCCGCGAACACCGGCGCGGTCACGCTCGCACTGCCGCAGGACGTCCAGGCCGAGGCGTACGACTGGCCCGAGGAGTTCTTCCGGGAACGGGTGTGGCCGGTACGGGCCCCGGCGCCCGACACCTCCGAACTCATCATCGCGGCGGACGAGTTGAGGCAGGCGCGGCGGCCGCTGATCGTCGTGGGCGGCGGGGTGCGGCACGCCCGCGCGCAGGACGTCCTCGACGCCTTCGCCGCGGACACCGGCATCCCGGTCGCCGCCACCCAGGCCGGCAAGGGCGCGCTGGCCCACGACCACCCCCAGTCCGTCGGTGGCATCGGCCACACCGGTACGGCCGCCGCCGACGAACTGGCCCGCACCGCCGACGTGGTGCTGGGGATCGGCACCCGCTGGACCGACTTCACCACCGCCTCCGCCACCCTCTTCCAGCACCCGGACGTCCGCTTCGTCAACCTCAACATCCGGCCCGCCGACGCGCACAAGATGGGCGGTCGGCAACTCGTCGGCGACGCCCGCGCCGGACTGGTCATGCTGCACGAGGCACTGAAGGGGCATCGCGTACCGGATGAGTACGAAGCCGAGTGCGCCCGGCTGAAAGGGGAGTGGGAGCGGCGCGTCACCGCCGCGTACACCCCGCCGTCCGACGCGGCGCGCCCCACCCAGGCCCAAGTCCTCGGCGTACTCGACACCTTGGTCACCGGGGACGACATCCTGATCAACGCGGCGGGCTCGCTCCCCGGCGACCTGCACCAGCTGTGGCGGCCCCGCTCGCGCGACCAGTACCACGTCGAATACGGCTACTCCTGCATGGGCTACGAGATCCCCGCGGCGATCGGGGTCGCGCTCGCGGCGCCCGGCCGCCCGGTGTGGGCGCTGGTCGGCGACGGGACGTATCTGATGAACCCGACCGAAATCGTCACCGCCGTGCAGGAGAACATCCCCATCAAGGTGGTGATCCTCCACAACCACGGGTACGCCTCGATCGGGGGGCTCTCGGAGGCGGTGGGGGGTGAGCGGTTCGGCACGGCGTACCGGTTCCGGACCCCGGACGGTACGTACGGCGGCGCGGCGCTGCCGGTGGATCTCGCGGCCAACGCGGCCTCGCTCGGGATGCGGGTCCTGCGCGCCCGCACCGTGCGTGACCTGCGGGAAGCCCTGACCAGTGCGCGCTTCGCCGACGTTCCCACATGTGTCTACGTGGAGACCGAAACGCCCGACACAGTGTCGGGCCCGCCCCCCGCCCAGGCGTGGTGGGATGTGCCCGTGGCCGAGACCGCGACCCGTCGGTCGGCGGTCGCGGCCCGCGAGGAGTACGAACGGCACGTCACCGCCCGACGCCGCCATCTGTGA
- a CDS encoding CoA-acylating methylmalonate-semialdehyde dehydrogenase yields the protein MTKTVHHWIGGKTVEGTSGNFGPVTDPATGAVTTQVAFASAEEVDRAVAIARAAYVTWGTSSLAQRTTVLFKFRALLDANRDAIAELITAEHGKVHSDALGEVARGLEIVDLACGITTQLKGELSTQVSSRVDVASIRQPLGVVAGITPFNFPAMVPMWMFPIAIACGNTFILKPSEKDPSASMKIAELLAEAGLPDGVFTVLHGDRVAVDALLAHPDIAAVSFVGSTPIARHIHATASAHGKRVQALGGAKNHMLVLPDADLDAAADAAVSAAYGSAGERCMAISAVVAVGAIGDELVEKIRERAEKIKIGPGNDPSSEMGPLITAAHRDKVASYVKGAAAQGCEVVLDGTGYTVDGFENGHWIGLSLLDHVPTTSDAYRDEIFGPVLCVLRAETYEEGLALINASPFGNGTAIFTRDGGAARRFQLEVEAGMVGVNVPIPVPVGYHSFGGWKDSLFGDHHVYGNDGTHFYTRGKVVTTRWPDPADDPSGVDLGFPRNH from the coding sequence ATGACGAAGACCGTCCACCACTGGATCGGTGGCAAGACCGTCGAAGGCACGTCGGGCAACTTCGGTCCGGTGACCGACCCGGCGACCGGCGCCGTCACCACCCAGGTCGCCTTCGCCTCGGCCGAGGAGGTGGACCGGGCGGTGGCCATCGCGCGAGCGGCCTACGTGACCTGGGGCACGTCCTCGCTCGCCCAGCGCACCACCGTGCTGTTCAAGTTCCGCGCCCTGCTCGACGCCAACCGGGACGCCATCGCCGAGCTGATCACCGCCGAACACGGCAAGGTGCACTCGGACGCGCTCGGCGAGGTCGCCCGCGGTCTGGAGATCGTCGACCTGGCCTGCGGCATCACCACCCAGCTCAAGGGCGAGCTGTCCACGCAGGTCTCCAGCCGGGTGGACGTGGCCTCCATCCGCCAGCCGCTGGGTGTCGTCGCGGGCATCACCCCGTTCAACTTCCCGGCGATGGTGCCGATGTGGATGTTCCCGATCGCCATCGCGTGCGGCAACACCTTCATCCTGAAGCCCTCGGAGAAGGATCCCTCGGCGTCGATGAAGATCGCCGAACTCCTCGCCGAGGCGGGGCTGCCCGACGGCGTCTTCACCGTCCTGCACGGCGACCGGGTCGCCGTCGACGCGCTCCTCGCCCACCCCGACATCGCGGCGGTCTCCTTCGTCGGCTCGACCCCCATCGCCCGCCACATCCACGCCACCGCCTCCGCCCACGGCAAGCGGGTCCAGGCGCTCGGCGGCGCCAAGAACCACATGCTGGTGCTGCCCGACGCCGACCTGGACGCGGCGGCCGACGCCGCCGTCTCGGCCGCGTACGGCTCCGCGGGCGAGCGCTGCATGGCGATCTCCGCGGTCGTCGCGGTGGGCGCCATCGGCGACGAGCTCGTGGAGAAGATCCGCGAACGCGCGGAGAAGATCAAGATCGGCCCCGGCAACGATCCCTCCTCCGAGATGGGCCCGCTGATCACCGCGGCCCACCGCGACAAGGTGGCGTCGTATGTGAAGGGCGCGGCGGCGCAGGGCTGCGAGGTCGTCCTGGACGGCACCGGCTACACGGTCGACGGCTTCGAGAACGGCCACTGGATCGGCCTGTCCCTCCTGGACCACGTGCCGACCACGTCCGACGCCTACCGCGACGAGATCTTCGGCCCCGTCCTGTGCGTGCTGCGCGCCGAGACGTACGAGGAGGGCCTGGCGCTGATCAACGCCTCCCCCTTCGGCAACGGCACCGCGATCTTCACCCGCGACGGCGGCGCGGCCCGCCGCTTCCAGCTGGAGGTCGAGGCCGGCATGGTCGGCGTCAACGTGCCGATCCCGGTGCCGGTGGGCTACCACTCCTTCGGCGGCTGGAAGGACTCGCTCTTCGGCGACCACCACGTCTACGGCAACGACGGCACGCACTTCTACACCCGCGGCAAGGTCGTCACCACCCGCTGGCCGGACCCGGCGGACGACCCGTCGGGCGTCGACCTGGGGTTCCCGCGCAACCACTGA
- a CDS encoding type II toxin-antitoxin system Phd/YefM family antitoxin, with translation MEKIPDVVTVSDARVGLSRMLADLEHEGAAAEPVLIGAHRRPQGVLLSVAAFERLSGRTARQAAADSATGSLAAEGLTVTEAAGRDTEAYVSGQLSADELVARAVARHSTAPATARRAG, from the coding sequence ATGGAAAAGATTCCTGACGTCGTCACGGTCAGCGACGCACGCGTGGGGCTGTCCCGGATGCTCGCCGACTTGGAACACGAGGGTGCGGCGGCCGAGCCGGTCCTCATCGGTGCGCACCGCAGGCCCCAGGGAGTGCTTCTCTCGGTGGCGGCATTCGAGAGGCTGAGTGGCCGAACGGCCCGGCAGGCCGCCGCCGACTCCGCCACGGGTTCGCTGGCGGCCGAGGGGCTGACGGTCACCGAGGCAGCGGGGCGCGACACAGAGGCATACGTGAGCGGACAGCTGTCGGCCGATGAGCTCGTGGCCCGGGCGGTCGCGCGTCACTCGACCGCGCCGGCGACCGCGAGGCGGGCTGGGTGA